One Streptomyces mobaraensis NBRC 13819 = DSM 40847 DNA segment encodes these proteins:
- a CDS encoding helix-turn-helix transcriptional regulator has product MSSGLADNVRKYRRAAGLSQEGLAESADLSLSTVRKVEQGGDARVETLHAMARALGVTTSALFATEAPKPVLGPSDEANRRYLLELRKALMPAVGLTVRAPGPAEAGELSALRRGVQEGHALYWADQYGAVAKRLPKLLRSSEAAVACLEGEEQRQAVEVRCHTLLLTGKYLTQVRQYDMAYHALVEAIRIAREDDRTQLAATGVVGLCWLLLRQDRFDECEELAALTAQEIEPRMSEASPARLAVWGELWLRVASASIRNNRPDVAREARRMAGTASSALGSERMSFPDHWAGFGPVTTEVKAVEDLSLMGDARGVLRRTDEGVLSSRAAAHLGRPDPANWGRHRLDVARAHVLLKSHQDAMNELTQLRRASGAWLTHQPMARYIMSDILKTRKRTLTQDMRDMAAHLGVAG; this is encoded by the coding sequence ATGTCCTCAGGTCTGGCCGACAACGTGAGGAAGTACCGGCGTGCTGCCGGTCTGAGCCAGGAGGGCTTGGCCGAGTCGGCCGACCTCTCGCTGAGCACGGTGCGCAAGGTGGAACAGGGCGGGGACGCCCGCGTCGAGACGCTGCACGCCATGGCCCGCGCGCTGGGCGTGACCACGTCCGCCCTCTTCGCGACGGAGGCGCCGAAACCCGTGCTCGGCCCGTCGGACGAGGCGAACCGGCGCTACCTGCTGGAGTTGCGCAAGGCGCTGATGCCCGCCGTCGGCCTGACGGTCCGGGCACCCGGACCGGCCGAAGCCGGCGAGCTCTCGGCACTGCGCCGAGGCGTCCAGGAAGGACACGCGCTGTACTGGGCGGACCAGTACGGAGCGGTGGCGAAGCGCCTCCCGAAGCTGCTGCGGAGCTCCGAGGCGGCGGTCGCCTGCCTGGAGGGCGAGGAGCAGCGCCAGGCCGTGGAGGTGCGGTGCCATACGCTCCTGCTCACCGGCAAGTACCTCACGCAGGTGCGGCAGTACGACATGGCCTACCACGCTCTCGTGGAAGCGATTCGCATCGCCCGCGAGGACGACAGGACGCAGCTCGCGGCGACGGGCGTCGTGGGGCTGTGCTGGCTCCTGCTGCGGCAGGACCGCTTCGACGAGTGCGAGGAGCTCGCGGCGCTCACGGCGCAGGAAATCGAGCCGCGCATGTCGGAGGCGTCTCCGGCCCGCCTCGCCGTGTGGGGCGAACTCTGGCTCCGCGTGGCATCGGCGTCCATCCGCAACAACCGGCCCGACGTGGCCCGGGAGGCCCGCCGGATGGCCGGCACGGCCTCCAGCGCGCTGGGCTCCGAGAGGATGTCGTTCCCCGATCACTGGGCCGGATTCGGTCCCGTGACCACGGAGGTGAAGGCAGTGGAGGACCTCTCCCTGATGGGTGACGCGCGCGGCGTCCTCCGCCGGACCGACGAGGGCGTCCTCAGCTCCCGGGCCGCCGCCCACCTCGGCAGGCCCGACCCCGCCAACTGGGGCCGCCACCGCCTGGACGTGGCCCGCGCCCACGTCCTGCTCAAGTCCCACCAGGACGCGATGAACGAGTTGACGCAGCTCCGCCGCGCGTCGGGCGCCTGGCTGACCCACCAGCCCATGGCCCGCTACATCATGAGCGACATCCTCAAGACCCGTAAGCGCACGCTCACCCAGGACATGCGCGACATGGCCGCCCACCTGGGGGTCGCCGGGTAA
- a CDS encoding glutamate synthase subunit beta: protein MADPKGFLTTGREVARTRPVEERVRDWNEVYVPGALLPIISKQAGRCMDCGIPFCHNGCPLGNLIPEWNDYAWRGDWRAASERLHATNNFPEFTGRLCPAPCESACVLGINQQPVTIKNVEVTIVDKAWEAGDVTPQPPERLSGKTVAVIGSGPAGLAAAQQLTRAGHTVAVYERADRIGGLLRYGIPEFKMEKRHINRRIEQMRAEGTKFRTEVEIGRDVDAAKLRGRYDAVVVAAGATTSRDLPVPGRELRGIHFAMEYLPVANKVQEGDYVAPTITAEGKHVVVIGGGDTGADCVGTAHRQGALSVTQLEIMPRPGEERSAGQPWPTFPMLYKVTSAHEEGGERVYSVSTTHFEGDEDGHVQWLHLVEVEFKDGRLEQKPGTERRIPAQLVTLAMGFTGTDRANGLVDQLGLALDERGNIARDGSYATNVPGVFVAGDAGRGQSLIVWAIAEGRSAARAVDRYLTGASTLPAPIRPTDRALAV, encoded by the coding sequence ATGGCTGATCCGAAGGGCTTCCTGACCACCGGGCGCGAGGTCGCCCGCACCCGTCCCGTCGAGGAGCGCGTCCGCGACTGGAACGAGGTGTACGTCCCCGGGGCGCTGCTGCCGATCATCAGCAAGCAGGCCGGCCGGTGCATGGACTGCGGCATTCCGTTCTGCCACAACGGCTGTCCGCTGGGGAACCTCATCCCCGAGTGGAACGACTACGCGTGGCGCGGCGACTGGCGGGCGGCGAGCGAGCGGCTGCATGCGACGAACAACTTCCCCGAGTTCACGGGGCGGTTGTGCCCGGCGCCGTGCGAGTCGGCGTGTGTACTGGGCATCAACCAGCAGCCCGTCACCATCAAGAACGTCGAGGTGACGATCGTCGACAAGGCGTGGGAGGCCGGTGACGTCACCCCGCAGCCGCCGGAGCGGTTGTCGGGCAAGACGGTCGCCGTCATCGGCTCCGGCCCGGCCGGGCTCGCGGCAGCCCAGCAGTTGACCCGGGCGGGTCACACGGTCGCGGTGTACGAGCGCGCGGACCGGATCGGCGGACTGCTGCGGTATGGCATCCCCGAGTTCAAGATGGAGAAGCGGCACATCAACCGGCGCATCGAGCAGATGCGGGCCGAGGGGACGAAGTTCCGCACGGAGGTCGAGATCGGGCGCGACGTCGACGCGGCGAAGCTGCGCGGGAGGTACGACGCGGTCGTCGTGGCGGCGGGAGCGACGACGTCGCGCGATCTGCCGGTTCCCGGGCGGGAGTTGCGCGGGATCCACTTCGCGATGGAGTACCTGCCGGTCGCCAACAAGGTGCAGGAGGGCGACTACGTGGCGCCCACCATCACGGCGGAGGGCAAGCACGTGGTGGTGATCGGCGGGGGTGACACGGGTGCGGACTGTGTCGGGACCGCCCACCGGCAGGGCGCCCTGTCGGTGACGCAGCTGGAGATCATGCCGCGGCCGGGGGAGGAGCGGTCGGCGGGGCAGCCGTGGCCGACGTTCCCGATGCTGTACAAGGTCACCTCGGCGCACGAGGAGGGCGGGGAGCGGGTCTACTCCGTGTCCACGACCCACTTCGAGGGCGACGAGGACGGTCACGTCCAGTGGCTGCACCTGGTGGAGGTGGAGTTCAAGGACGGCAGGCTGGAGCAGAAGCCGGGGACCGAGCGTCGTATCCCGGCGCAGCTGGTGACGCTGGCGATGGGCTTCACGGGGACGGACCGCGCGAATGGTCTCGTGGACCAGCTCGGCCTGGCCTTGGACGAGCGCGGGAACATCGCCCGTGACGGCTCGTACGCGACGAACGTGCCGGGCGTCTTCGTGGCCGGCGACGCGGGGCGTGGCCAGTCGCTGATCGTCTGGGCGATCGCGGAGGGCCGCTCGGCGGCACGCGCCGTCGACCGCTACCTGACGGGGGCGAGCACGCTGCCGGCGCCGATCCGGCCTACGGACCGGGCGCTGGCGGTCTGA